One genomic segment of Ochotona princeps isolate mOchPri1 unplaced genomic scaffold, mOchPri1.hap1 HAP1_SCAFFOLD_138, whole genome shotgun sequence includes these proteins:
- the NRARP gene encoding notch-regulated ankyrin repeat-containing protein, producing MSQAELSTCPAPPAQRVFQEAVRRGNARELRSLLQNTSGCEVNVNSFGPEGQTALHQSVLAGNLELVKLLVQFGADIRLANRDGWSALHMAAFGGRQDIALYLITKAKYAAGGR from the coding sequence ATGAGCCAGGCCGAGCTGTCCACCTGCCCGGCGCCGCCGGCGCAGCGCGTCTTCCAGGAGGCCGTGCGCCGCGGCAACGCGCGCGAACTGCGCTCGCTGCTGCAGAACACGAGCGGCTGCGAGGTCAACGTGAACTCGTTCGGGCCCGAGGGCCAGACGGCGCTGCACCAGTCGGTCCTCGCGGGCAACCTGGAGCTGGTCAAGCTGCTCGTCCAGTTCGGCGCCGACATCCGCCTGGCCAACCGCGACGGCTGGAGCGCGCTGCACATGGCGGCGTTCGGCGGCCGCCAGGACATCGCGCTCTACCTCATCACCAAGGCCAAGTACGCCGCGGGAGGCCGGTGA